In Pseudomonas fluorescens, one genomic interval encodes:
- a CDS encoding M48 family metalloprotease, whose translation MTFLRPTLLTLACLLASPGFADDLPSLGDASSAIVSPQQEYQLGRAWLAMLRSQVAQLNDPQLKDYVESSVYKLVETSQVTDRRLEFILINSPQLNAFAAPGGVVGVNGGLFLNAQTEGEYASVLAHELAHLSQRHFARGVEASQRMQVPMMAALLAGIVIAAAGGGDAGIATIAGTQAAAIQSQRTFSRQNEQEADRIGILNLEKAGYDPRSMPTMFERLMRQYRFDAKPPEFLLTHPVTESRIADTRNRAEQAPTGGIEDSMRYQLIRARVQLIYEETPGLGAKRFRAQLDENPKNDVARYGLAIAQIKGGQLNEARENLKQLLAKSPNEIIYNLAQIDLDITNNRLPDAQTRVDRMLTQYPGNYPLNQVRVDLLLKQNRTADAEKALDSLLKSRPNDPDVWYQVAETRGLSGNIIGLHQARAEYFALVGDYRQAIQQLDFAKRKAGSNFPLSSRIDARQRELMEQERMIKDMMG comes from the coding sequence ATGACATTTCTGCGCCCTACCCTGCTGACGCTCGCTTGCCTGCTCGCCTCACCGGGCTTTGCCGACGATCTGCCGTCACTTGGCGACGCCAGTTCTGCCATTGTCTCTCCGCAACAGGAATACCAGTTGGGCCGCGCCTGGCTGGCCATGTTGCGCAGTCAGGTTGCACAGCTCAACGATCCGCAGCTCAAAGACTACGTCGAATCCAGCGTCTACAAGCTGGTGGAAACCAGCCAGGTGACCGATCGTCGCCTGGAATTCATTCTGATCAACAGCCCGCAACTCAACGCTTTCGCGGCGCCGGGTGGCGTGGTCGGGGTCAACGGTGGCCTGTTCCTCAACGCGCAGACTGAAGGCGAATACGCCTCGGTACTGGCCCACGAACTGGCTCACTTGTCGCAACGCCACTTCGCGCGCGGCGTCGAAGCTTCGCAGCGGATGCAGGTACCGATGATGGCGGCGCTGCTCGCGGGGATCGTGATTGCCGCCGCCGGTGGCGGTGATGCCGGGATCGCGACCATCGCCGGCACTCAGGCCGCAGCCATTCAGTCGCAGCGTACCTTCTCGCGCCAAAACGAGCAGGAAGCCGACCGTATCGGCATCCTCAACCTGGAAAAGGCCGGATACGACCCGCGCTCGATGCCGACCATGTTCGAACGTCTGATGCGCCAATACCGCTTCGACGCCAAGCCGCCAGAATTTCTGCTGACTCACCCGGTGACCGAATCGCGTATCGCCGACACCCGTAACCGTGCAGAACAAGCGCCAACGGGCGGCATCGAAGACAGCATGCGCTATCAGCTGATCCGCGCCCGTGTTCAGCTGATCTACGAAGAAACCCCGGGACTGGGCGCCAAGCGCTTTCGTGCACAACTGGACGAGAATCCGAAAAACGACGTGGCGCGCTACGGCCTGGCGATCGCCCAGATCAAGGGCGGCCAGCTCAATGAAGCCAGGGAGAATCTCAAACAGCTGCTGGCCAAGTCACCCAACGAGATCATCTACAACCTCGCGCAGATCGACCTGGACATTACCAACAACCGCCTGCCGGATGCGCAAACGCGGGTTGACCGGATGCTCACCCAGTATCCGGGCAACTACCCGCTGAATCAGGTTCGGGTCGATCTGTTGCTGAAACAGAATCGCACCGCCGACGCCGAGAAAGCCCTCGACAGCTTGCTCAAATCCCGTCCGAACGATCCGGACGTGTGGTATCAGGTCGCCGAAACCCGTGGCCTCTCTGGCAACATCATTGGTCTGCATCAGGCCCGCGCCGAGTACTTCGCGCTGGTCGGCGATTATCGTCAGGCGATCCAGCAGCTTGATTTTGCCAAGCGCAAGGCGGGCAGCAACTTCCCGCTGTCCTCGCGGATCGATGCACGCCAGCGCGAGC
- a CDS encoding sulfurtransferase TusA family protein: protein MTDAVAHDCELDASGLNCPLPLLKAKMELNKLPSGAVLKVIATDAGSQRDFRTFARLAGHTLLREENEAGVYRYWLKKA from the coding sequence ATGACTGACGCTGTAGCCCATGACTGTGAATTGGACGCCAGTGGCCTGAATTGCCCGTTGCCGTTGCTCAAGGCCAAGATGGAACTCAACAAGCTGCCCAGCGGCGCGGTGCTCAAGGTGATCGCCACGGACGCGGGTTCGCAGCGCGACTTCCGCACCTTTGCCCGTCTGGCCGGTCATACGCTGCTGCGCGAAGAAAACGAAGCAGGCGTCTACCGTTACTGGTTGAAAAAAGCCTGA
- a CDS encoding AI-2E family transporter has protein sequence MFKVLRDWIQRYFSDEEAVVLAVLLFLAFTAVLTLGGMLAPVLAGMVLAYLMQGLVLALERMRLPGAAAVGLVFALFMGVLLVFIVVVLPLLWHQLITLFNELPGMLAKWQSLLLLLPERYPHLVSDEQVLQAIEAARGEIGKFGQWALTFSLSSLPLLVNIMIYLVLVPILVFFFLKDRAMIGEWVRGYLPRERALITRVAQEMNRQIANYIRGKVIEIVICGGVTYIAFVALGLNYAALLALLVGVSVVVPYVGAVVVTVPVLLIALFQWGWSDQFIYLMAVYGIIQTLDGNVLVPLLFSEAVNLHPVAIICAVLLFGGLWGFWGVFFAIPLATLFKAVLDAWPRKEPVVAPLL, from the coding sequence ATGTTCAAAGTGTTACGCGACTGGATTCAGCGCTACTTTTCCGACGAAGAAGCGGTGGTGCTGGCGGTGCTGCTGTTTCTCGCCTTCACCGCGGTGCTCACGCTCGGTGGCATGCTCGCCCCGGTATTGGCCGGGATGGTGTTGGCGTATCTGATGCAGGGGCTGGTGCTCGCTCTTGAACGCATGCGCTTGCCTGGTGCGGCGGCGGTGGGGCTGGTGTTTGCGCTGTTCATGGGCGTGTTGCTGGTGTTCATCGTGGTGGTCTTGCCGTTGCTGTGGCATCAGTTGATCACGCTGTTCAACGAACTTCCGGGCATGCTCGCCAAATGGCAGTCGCTGCTGCTGTTGCTGCCGGAGCGCTATCCGCATCTGGTCTCTGACGAGCAGGTGCTGCAGGCCATCGAAGCGGCGCGTGGCGAAATCGGCAAGTTCGGCCAATGGGCGCTGACCTTCTCGCTGTCGAGCCTGCCGCTGCTGGTCAACATCATGATCTATCTGGTGCTGGTGCCGATTCTGGTGTTTTTCTTCCTCAAGGATCGGGCCATGATCGGCGAGTGGGTGCGCGGCTATCTGCCCCGTGAGCGAGCGCTGATCACCCGCGTGGCGCAGGAAATGAACCGGCAGATCGCCAACTACATTCGTGGCAAGGTCATCGAGATCGTGATCTGTGGCGGCGTGACCTACATCGCGTTCGTCGCGCTCGGCCTCAACTATGCGGCGCTGCTGGCGTTGCTGGTCGGGGTGTCGGTGGTGGTGCCGTACGTCGGCGCGGTGGTGGTGACCGTGCCGGTGTTGCTGATTGCGTTGTTCCAGTGGGGCTGGAGCGATCAGTTCATCTATCTGATGGCGGTCTACGGGATCATTCAGACCCTGGATGGCAACGTGCTGGTGCCGTTGCTGTTTTCCGAGGCGGTTAACCTGCACCCGGTGGCAATCATTTGTGCGGTGCTGTTGTTTGGCGGGTTGTGGGGGTTCTGGGGCGTGTTCTTCGCAATTCCGCTGGCGACGCTGTTCAAGGCCGTGCTGGATGCGTGGCCGCGCAAGGAGCCGGTTGTGGCTCCATTGCTTTAG
- a CDS encoding peroxiredoxin has product MAVVIDQPVADFEAPATSGQTVSLSALKGKQVVIYFYPKDSTPGCTTEGQGFRDQYAAFQAANTEIFGISRDSLKSHENFKCKQEFPFELISDKDEAVCQLFDVIKLKKLYGKEYLGVDRSTFLIDKNGVLRQEWRGVKVPGHVDAVLAAAQALNKA; this is encoded by the coding sequence ATGGCCGTTGTCATCGACCAACCGGTTGCGGATTTCGAAGCACCTGCCACCAGCGGGCAGACCGTCAGCTTGTCCGCCCTGAAGGGCAAGCAAGTGGTGATCTACTTCTATCCGAAGGACAGCACCCCCGGCTGCACCACCGAAGGCCAGGGTTTTCGTGACCAGTACGCGGCGTTCCAGGCCGCTAATACCGAGATTTTCGGTATCTCCCGCGACAGCCTGAAGTCTCACGAGAACTTCAAGTGCAAGCAGGAATTTCCGTTCGAGCTGATCAGCGACAAGGACGAAGCCGTCTGCCAGCTGTTCGACGTGATCAAGTTGAAGAAACTGTATGGCAAGGAATATCTGGGCGTTGATCGCAGCACATTCCTGATCGACAAGAATGGCGTGCTGCGCCAGGAATGGCGCGGCGTGAAAGTGCCGGGGCATGTGGATGCGGTGCTGGCTGCGGCTCAGGCGCTGAACAAGGCCTGA
- a CDS encoding glycine cleavage system protein R: MSTPTVREQFLVISALGANPMELTNVLCRASHENRCAVVTSRLTRHGECSALVLEISGSWDALARLEGSLPTLAKRHAFTVNVVRSAALENRPQALPYVAYVSSAYRPDIINELCQFFMDHNVELENLTCDTYQAPQTGGTMLNATFTVTLPAGTQISWLRDQFLDFADAMNLDALIEPWRPQNPM; the protein is encoded by the coding sequence ATGTCCACCCCCACAGTTCGCGAACAATTCCTTGTCATCAGTGCCCTTGGCGCCAACCCCATGGAGCTGACTAACGTCCTGTGCCGCGCCAGCCATGAAAATCGCTGCGCCGTCGTCACCTCCCGCCTGACTCGCCATGGCGAATGCAGCGCCCTGGTGCTGGAAATCTCCGGCAGCTGGGACGCGCTGGCCCGCCTCGAAGGCAGCCTGCCGACCCTGGCCAAGCGCCACGCATTCACCGTCAACGTGGTACGCAGCGCGGCCCTGGAAAACCGTCCGCAGGCCCTGCCGTACGTGGCTTATGTCAGCTCGGCGTATCGCCCGGACATCATCAACGAGCTGTGCCAGTTCTTCATGGATCACAACGTCGAGCTGGAAAACCTGACCTGCGATACCTATCAGGCCCCGCAGACTGGCGGCACCATGCTCAACGCCACGTTCACCGTAACGCTGCCGGCCGGCACCCAGATCAGCTGGCTGCGCGACCAGTTCCTGGACTTCGCCGACGCGATGAACCTGGATGCGCTGATCGAACCTTGGCGCCCACAAAACCCAATGTAA
- the dapA gene encoding 4-hydroxy-tetrahydrodipicolinate synthase → MIAGSMVALVTPMDAQGRLDWDSLSKLVDFHLKNGTHAIVAVGTTGESATLDVEEHIAVIKAVVKQVAGRIPVIAGTGANSTREAVELTRNAKEAGADACLLVVPYYNKPTQEGLYQHFKHIAEAVDIPQILYNVPGRTSCDMQAETVIRLSSVPNIIGIKEATGDLKRAKAIIDGVSKDFIVLSGDDPTAVELILLGGKGNISVTANVAPREMADLCEAALKGDAETARAINEKLMPLHKDLFIEANPIPVKWALVEMGLMHEGIRLPLTWLSAPCHETLRTALRQCSVLV, encoded by the coding sequence ATGATTGCGGGCAGTATGGTGGCACTGGTCACTCCCATGGATGCACAAGGGCGTCTTGACTGGGACAGCCTCAGCAAACTCGTGGACTTCCATCTCAAGAACGGCACCCATGCCATTGTCGCGGTCGGTACTACCGGCGAGTCGGCGACCCTTGATGTAGAAGAACACATCGCCGTCATCAAAGCCGTGGTCAAACAGGTAGCCGGGCGCATTCCGGTGATCGCCGGTACCGGCGCCAACTCGACCCGCGAAGCCGTCGAGCTGACCCGCAACGCCAAGGAAGCCGGCGCCGATGCCTGCCTGCTGGTAGTTCCGTACTACAACAAGCCGACCCAGGAAGGCCTGTACCAGCACTTCAAGCACATTGCCGAAGCCGTCGACATTCCACAGATTCTCTACAACGTTCCCGGCCGCACCTCCTGCGACATGCAGGCCGAGACCGTGATTCGCCTGTCCAGCGTGCCGAACATCATCGGCATCAAGGAAGCCACCGGCGACCTGAAACGCGCCAAAGCCATCATCGACGGCGTGAGCAAGGACTTCATCGTGCTGTCCGGCGATGATCCGACCGCGGTCGAGCTGATCCTGCTGGGCGGCAAAGGCAACATCTCCGTAACGGCCAACGTCGCCCCGCGCGAAATGGCTGACCTGTGCGAGGCCGCGCTGAAAGGCGACGCCGAGACCGCACGGGCGATCAACGAAAAATTGATGCCGCTGCACAAGGACCTGTTCATCGAAGCCAACCCGATTCCGGTGAAGTGGGCTTTGGTTGAAATGGGCCTGATGCACGAAGGCATCCGCCTGCCGTTGACCTGGCTGAGCGCTCCTTGTCATGAAACGCTTCGCACGGCCCTGCGCCAGTGCAGCGTCCTGGTTTAA
- the bamC gene encoding outer membrane protein assembly factor BamC encodes MKRMAGLSALALIISSTSGCGWVWGPEGYFRDRGSDYLEAQQTAPMQLPPNVSTSKRLDPLLPIPRNVADDTAKGEYVVPRPQPLTAVAEATDYSLQKSGDSRWVVAQHPPAEVWPVAVQFFQDNGFRLDEQRPQTGEFTTTWQHSDELSAAMAKRLSAAGVGADSETRVRVRIEPGVQRNTSEIYVVSAERPAGSTADVDFTNRSVNTGLDAALVDDMLASMSRISEKGGSVSMLASRDFDTPSRVSLSEDGSGNPVLNVGPDLDRAWSSVGRALEQGQWRVEDINRSLGLYYINLAEKAEKKDDKPGFFSSLFGSAPTKEEVEARAERYQVRLSKVGENVQVTVEKNINTVAPADVARKVLSVIQDNLG; translated from the coding sequence ATGAAGCGAATGGCCGGACTTTCCGCACTTGCCTTGATTATCTCCAGCACCAGTGGCTGCGGATGGGTCTGGGGCCCGGAAGGTTATTTCCGTGACCGTGGTAGCGATTACCTGGAAGCGCAACAGACTGCACCGATGCAACTGCCACCGAATGTCAGCACCTCCAAGCGTCTGGATCCGCTGTTGCCGATCCCGCGCAACGTGGCTGATGACACGGCGAAGGGCGAATACGTGGTACCGCGCCCGCAACCGCTGACGGCGGTTGCCGAGGCGACCGACTACTCGCTGCAGAAGAGCGGTGACTCGCGTTGGGTCGTGGCCCAGCACCCTCCGGCCGAAGTCTGGCCAGTGGCGGTACAGTTCTTCCAGGACAATGGTTTCCGGCTGGATGAACAGCGTCCGCAAACCGGCGAATTCACCACCACGTGGCAGCATTCCGACGAACTGTCCGCCGCCATGGCCAAGCGCCTGAGCGCCGCCGGTGTCGGTGCCGACAGCGAAACCCGCGTGCGGGTGCGTATCGAGCCAGGCGTGCAGCGCAACACCAGTGAAATCTACGTGGTCAGCGCCGAGCGTCCTGCCGGCAGCACCGCCGACGTCGATTTCACCAACCGTTCGGTCAACACTGGCCTGGACGCAGCGCTGGTCGACGACATGCTCGCGAGCATGAGCCGGATCTCCGAGAAGGGTGGTTCGGTGTCGATGCTGGCTTCGCGCGATTTCGATACCCCGAGCCGTGTCAGCCTCAGCGAAGACGGCAGTGGCAACCCGGTACTGAACGTCGGTCCGGACCTGGATCGTGCCTGGTCGAGCGTCGGTCGTGCGCTGGAGCAAGGTCAGTGGCGCGTTGAAGACATCAACCGCAGCCTGGGCCTGTACTACATCAACCTGGCCGAGAAAGCCGAGAAGAAAGACGACAAGCCTGGTTTCTTCAGCAGCCTGTTCGGCAGTGCGCCGACCAAGGAAGAAGTTGAAGCCCGCGCCGAGCGTTATCAGGTTCGCCTGAGCAAGGTCGGTGAAAACGTTCAGGTGACCGTAGAGAAGAACATCAATACCGTTGCGCCGGCCGATGTGGCGCGCAAAGTGTTGAGCGTGATTCAGGACAACCTGGGCTGA
- a CDS encoding MBL fold metallo-hydrolase, translated as MRFAVLGSGSQGNGTLIASADTYVLVGCGFSLRETEKRLLRLGVHPAQLSAILVTHEHADHVHGVGLLSRRYNLPVYLSRGTLRGMRKPIEPAGFLAGGEQLQIGALNIGVIAVAHDAQEPTQYVFSDNEQRRFGLLTDLGSYCERVLDGYRDLDALMIESNHCRDMLARGHYPYFLKQRVGGERGHLNNHQAAFLVAELGWQGLQHLVLAHLSSKNNLPQLARQCFVDTLGCDPDWLQLADQDSGLDWRHIA; from the coding sequence ATGCGCTTTGCCGTTCTCGGCAGCGGTAGCCAAGGGAACGGCACGCTGATCGCCAGCGCTGATACCTATGTGCTGGTGGGTTGTGGTTTTTCCCTGCGGGAAACCGAAAAACGCCTGTTGCGTCTGGGGGTTCACCCGGCGCAACTGAGCGCGATACTCGTAACCCACGAACATGCCGACCACGTGCATGGCGTGGGTTTGCTGTCTCGGCGCTACAATCTGCCGGTCTACCTCAGTCGCGGCACACTGCGCGGGATGCGCAAACCGATCGAACCCGCAGGCTTTCTGGCCGGCGGCGAGCAGCTGCAGATCGGCGCACTGAACATCGGGGTCATTGCCGTGGCCCATGATGCGCAGGAGCCGACCCAGTACGTATTCAGTGATAACGAGCAGCGGCGCTTCGGCCTGCTGACCGACCTGGGTTCCTATTGCGAGCGGGTGCTGGACGGCTATCGGGATCTCGATGCGTTGATGATCGAGTCCAACCATTGCCGCGACATGCTGGCCCGTGGTCACTATCCGTACTTTCTCAAGCAACGGGTGGGCGGCGAGCGGGGACATTTGAACAACCATCAGGCGGCATTCCTGGTGGCCGAGTTGGGGTGGCAGGGCTTGCAGCATCTGGTTCTCGCCCACCTGAGCAGCAAGAACAACCTGCCGCAGCTGGCCCGGCAATGTTTCGTCGACACCCTCGGGTGCGACCCGGACTGGCTGCAACTGGCCGATCAAGATTCAGGGCTCGACTGGCGCCATATCGCCTAG
- the purC gene encoding phosphoribosylaminoimidazolesuccinocarboxamide synthase, which yields MEKREELYRGKAKSVYKTDDADRLILLFRNDTSAFDGKRIEQLDRKGMVNNKFNAFIMQKLEAAGIPTQFDKLLGDNECLVKKLDMIPVECVVRNYAAGSLVKRLGVEEGMKLNPYTFELFLKDDAKGDPFINESHVVAFGWGTAEQLARMKELSLKVNEVLSKLFDDAGLLLVDFKLEFGVFSDGSIVLGDEFSPDGCRLWDKDTKKKMDKDRFRQGLGDVIEAYEEVANRLGVPL from the coding sequence ATGGAAAAACGTGAAGAACTCTATCGCGGCAAAGCCAAATCGGTTTACAAGACCGACGACGCTGACCGTTTGATCCTGCTGTTTCGCAACGACACCTCGGCGTTCGACGGCAAGCGCATCGAGCAGCTCGACCGCAAAGGCATGGTGAACAACAAGTTCAACGCCTTCATCATGCAGAAACTCGAAGCGGCCGGCATTCCGACCCAATTCGACAAACTGCTGGGCGACAACGAGTGCCTGGTGAAGAAGCTGGACATGATCCCGGTCGAGTGCGTCGTGCGTAACTACGCCGCCGGCAGCCTGGTAAAACGTCTGGGCGTCGAAGAGGGCATGAAGCTCAACCCGTACACTTTCGAACTGTTCCTCAAGGACGACGCCAAGGGCGACCCGTTCATCAACGAATCCCACGTCGTGGCATTCGGTTGGGGCACCGCCGAGCAACTGGCACGCATGAAAGAACTGTCGCTCAAGGTCAACGAAGTCCTGAGCAAACTGTTCGACGACGCAGGCCTGCTGCTGGTGGACTTCAAGCTTGAGTTCGGCGTGTTCAGCGACGGCTCGATCGTCCTCGGCGACGAGTTCAGCCCGGACGGCTGCCGCCTGTGGGACAAGGACACCAAGAAGAAGATGGACAAAGACCGCTTCCGCCAGGGCCTCGGTGACGTCATCGAAGCCTACGAAGAAGTCGCCAATCGTCTGGGTGTACCGCTTTAA